One segment of Mus pahari chromosome 11, PAHARI_EIJ_v1.1, whole genome shotgun sequence DNA contains the following:
- the Gapt gene encoding protein GAPT, protein MLKCFASSPVGVAVGISLLVLLLVCGIGCAWHWNRQESTPFTLPKFMQRRSSRQKDFTKTIGLSAYVTGPSTKASVESKGHKSTAKRNKMHGNYENVEVCPPRTEGTTEKALYENTQPSNLDEHVYGNQTDPLYYNFQKPSPPPPQDEDIYILPDCD, encoded by the coding sequence ATGCTGAAATGCTTTGCAAGTTCTCCGGTGGGTGTGGCTGTCGGCATTTCCCTCCTAGTCCTCTTGCTGGTCTGTGGGATTGGATGTGCTTGGCACTGGAATCGCCAGGAAAGCACACCATTTACCCTACCGAAGTTCATGCAAAGAAGAAGCAGCAGGCAGAAAGACTTCACGAAAACCATCGGCTTGAGTGCCTACGTGACTGGCCCAAGCACTAAAGCCTCAGTGGAAAGCAAAGGCCACAAATCTACTGCCAAGAGAAACAAGATGCATGGCAACTATGAAAATGTGGAAGTGTGCCCTCCCCGCACTGAAGGGACAACTGAGAAGGCTCTGTATGAGAACACGCAGCCGTCTAATCTCGACGAGCACGTCTACGGGAATCAAACGGACCCCCTCTATTATAACTTCCAGAAACCTAGCCCTCCTCCGCCTCAAGATGAAGACATATACATCCTTCCAGATTGCGACTAG